In Arachis stenosperma cultivar V10309 chromosome 1, arast.V10309.gnm1.PFL2, whole genome shotgun sequence, one DNA window encodes the following:
- the LOC130935456 gene encoding uncharacterized protein LOC130935456, which yields MAFEWTPACEEAFQHFKEILAAPPVLGKPKDGEPLYLYLAITGEALAAVLVREEGRAQQPVYFISRALQGAELRYSKLEKLVLALLTSSRRLKQYFQSHQVVVRTDQGIRQVLQKPDLAGRMMTWSIELSQYDIRYEPRQAIKAQAMADFLVEVTGDPTEEASTRWKLHVDGASNQTSGGAGIILESPVGVVYEQSIRFEFPVSNNQAEYEALIGGLTLAAEVGATRLEICSDSQVVTSQVNGSYQAKDSLLQKYLEKVKSLSQKFEEVTVHHVPRERNTRADLLSKLASTKPGEGNRSLIQGMTREPVVTLHVTRLGPSWLDPITSFLENGKLPDDEKDAAKLRREAAKYAVIQGQLFKKGFNQPLLKCLHPDQTDYVLREVHEGCCGHHIGGKALARKLIRAGYYWPSMMADSKEFVKKYVKCQENANFHRAPASELSLLTSSWPFSQWGVDLLGHSLSVLGRKFLWRQVITRFGVPEVVISDNGTQFTDKKFTEFFTGLGIKQRFSSVEHPQTNGQVESANKIILLGLKKRLDNKKGAWADELASVLWSYRTTEQSSTKETPFRLTYGSDAVIPVEIGKPSPRLLLKGVEEAVEKDLIDEVREMTHLTETALKQRMALRYNTKVLKREFEPNDLVLRRNDIGPPTPGAGKLAANWEGPYRIKEAVGKGAFKLERLNDNTLYHNPTTMRGPGTDHPGSPSNTVITNDYAKGHGSLI from the exons atggcgTTCGAGTGGACACCCGCATGTGAGGAAGCCTTTCAgcacttcaaggaaatcctaGCGGCACCACCTGTACTCGGGAAGCCAAAGGACGGGGAGCCTCTATACCTGTACCTCGCCATAACAGGAGAAGCCCTGGCCGCAGTTCTGGTGCGGGAAGAAGGGAGGGCTCAACAGCCGGTCTACTTCATAAGCAGAGCCCTGCAAGGGGCAGAATTAAGATACAGCAAACTAGAAAAGCTAGTTCTGGCGCTCTTGACCTCCTCACGAAGGTTAAAGCAATACTTCCAAAGTCACCAGGTTGTCGTAAGAACGGACCAAGGGATCCGGCAAGTACTTCAAAAACCCGACTTAGCGGGgagaatgatgacttggtccatcgaaCTCTCCCAATACGACATACGGTATGAAccccggcaagccatcaaggcCCAGGCGATGGCAGATTTTCTGGTAGAAGTAACTGGGGACCCAACCGAAGAAGCGAgcacacggtggaagctccacgTGGACGGAGCTTCCAACCAGACGTCTGGAGGTGCCGGGATCATCCTGGAAAGCCCGGTTGGAGTCGTGTACGAGCAGTCGATCAGGTTCGAGTTCCCCGTTTCGAACAATCAGGCGGAATACGAAGCCCTTATAGGGGGCTTGACCCTAGCAGCGGAAGTCGGGGCAACAAGGCTGGAAATATGCAGCGATTCTCAGGTCGTCACCTCCCAGGTAAACGGGAGCTACCAAGCTAAAGACTCGTTATTACAAAAATACTTGGAAAAAGTCAAAAGCTTAAGCCAAAAATTTGAGGAGGTCACGGTCCACCACGTGCCtagagaaaggaacacacgtGCAGACCTCCTATCAAAGTTGGCCAGCACTAAACCGGGAGAAGGCAAccggtctctcatccaaggTATGACGAGAGAGCCGGTAGTCACCTTGCACGTGACAAGACTGGGCCCTtcatggctagaccccatcacTAGCTTCCTGGAAAATGGCAAACTCCCTGACGACGAAAAGGACGCTGCGAAACTGAGAAGGGAAGCAGCCAAATACGCCGTCATCCAAGGACAGCTATTCAAGAAAGGGTTCAACCAGCCCCTATTGAAGTGCTTACACCCCGACCAAACGGACtacgtcctcagggaagtccaTGAAGGCTGCTGCGGACACCACATAGGAGGCAAGGCCCTAGCAAGAAAATTAATTCGAGCTGGATATTATTGGCCGTCCATGATGGCAGACTCCAAAGAGTTCGTCAAAAAATACGTGAAGTGCCAAGAGAATGCCAATTTCCACAGGGCACCGGCCTCCGAGTTAAGCTTGTTAACGTCCTCCTGGCCATTCTCTCAATGGGGAGTCGACCTCTTGGGACATTCCCTGTCGGTCCTGGGCag GAAATTCTTGTGGAGGCAAGTGATAACGCGATTCGGGGTCCCGGAGGTCGTCATCTCAGACAACGGCACGCAATTTACCGACAAGAAGTTCACAGAATTCTTCACCGGCCTGGGTATAAAACAGAGGTTCtcctcggtagaacacccccAGACGAATGGACAGGTGGAGTCCGCGAACAAGATCATCCTTTTGGGGCTGAAGAAGCGATTGGATAATAAAAAGGGTGCCTGGGCCGACGAACTAGCCTCGGTACTCTGGTCTTACCGAACAACCGAACAATCTTCCACTAAGGAGACTCCTTTCCGACTAACATACGGGTCAGATGCGGTAATACCCGTAGAGATCGGGAAACCAAGCCCCCGACTACTTTTGAAAGGAGTAGAGGAAGCCGTGGAAAAGGACTTGATAGACGAAGTCAGAGAAATGACCCATTTGACAGAGACAGCGCTAAAGCAAAGAATGGCCCTACGCTACAACACGAAAGTGCTCAAAAGGGAATTCGAGCCAAACGATCTCGTCCTGAGGCGAAACGACATCGGCCCGCCGACCCCTGGAGCAGGCAAGCTGGCggcaaactgggaaggcccCTATAGAATCAAAGAAGCAGTGGGTAAAGGCGCCTTCAAGTTAGAAAGGCTAAATG ATAACACGCTCTATCACAACCCGACAACGATGCGCggccccgggactgatcaccccgggagcccGTCAAATACCGTCATAACGAATGACTACGCAAAAGGCCACGGCTCGTTAATATAA